The following nucleotide sequence is from Mycobacterium sp. Z3061.
AGGCCGCGAGCCTCGAGCTTGTGAGCACCTTCTTCTTCGCTTATGCCGACGTGATTCTGCTCGAGGCCGAGCACCACTACGAAATCGAGCGCGAAGCGTGGCTGCGAGGCACGGCTGCCGCGCGGGCAGCGGCGGTGGAAGACATCCTCGCCGGAACCGAAGTCGACGCTCAACGTGCTTCGAAACGCATGCGCTATGACATCAACCGCCACCACCTCGGTGTCCGCGCCTGGCTCGATAGCTCGAGTGACGACCCCGGGTTGCAGAGCACACTCACGGCGGCGCTGTGGCAGCTCACCGAGGCGCTGTCGGCGCAAAGTCCCATGATCCTTCCCGCCGGTTCGATGGCAATCACAGCCTGGCTCAGCCGGCCGCAGGCGTTCACCGCGGCCGAGCTGGCGTCCCTGGGCGATGACGCTCGATCACCCGACGGGGTGTCGGTGGCGCTCGGTGAGCCGGGATGGGGGATCGGCGGCTTCCGCCGCACCTATCTCGAAGCCTCGCACGCCCACCGACTCGCTTCGTTGCTGGGCGAGCGTGCCGCGGTCGTGACTCGTTACCGAGACGTGGCCGTCGCGGCGCTGGCCAGCACGGACGACGAGCATGCCGTGGCATTCGTCAAGCGCGTCCTCGGACCGTTGGCCGTCGACGATGAAGCGACTTACCGCATCGCGGCCACCCTGGCGGTGTACCTCGATGAAAACCGGAGCCCGGGCAAGGCGGCGCAACGGCTTTCGGTGCACCCCAACACCGTCAGCTATCGCGTCCACCAGGCGGAGCAACTCCTCGGCCGCCAGATCGACAACAACACCCTGGAGCTGTCGGTGGCCCTGGCGTTGCTGCCCGCGGTGCGGGGGCTCACCGAGCACGGTGGTTTTGTGCCGGCAACACAAATGCGTTGGTGAACTCTGTCGCCCCGCCCCGAGCCGATGTCGCGACCGTTGCTTAGCGTTTTGCGGCATCGGCGCCCATGCCGATCCAGGACGAGGAGGAGCAGATGCAAGCGCTACAGGAACTCGACGTCAACTACATGCACGGGTCTGACAACCCGTGGGTACCCTTCACGCCCCTGAGCGACCAGGTCTTCTTGAAATACTGGAAGATCGATCCGGTGCGCGCGGAGTCTATCGTGTCGATGAAGATCCCCGCCGGGGTCGAACTGGGAACCCACTATCACACCGGAATCGTTGTGGCGCATACCATTAGCGGAGCTTGGCGCTATAAAGAGAGCGACTGGATCGCGCGGGCCGGCGACACCCTGTACGAGGTGGCGGGTTCGTCGCACACTCCCGAAAGCTTCGAGGACACCGAGGTCTTTTTCATTCTGGTCGGTGAGTTGCTGTTCCTCGACGAGGACAACAGGATCCTGTGGCAGGAAAACCACAAAACATCGCTTCAGCGATACCACACCTATTGTGCCGAAAATGGAATACCGGCACGGGATCTGACTAGCTGGGGTCCCTAGCGGCCACCGCATCCCACT
It contains:
- a CDS encoding 2,4'-dihydroxyacetophenone dioxygenase family protein, giving the protein MPIQDEEEQMQALQELDVNYMHGSDNPWVPFTPLSDQVFLKYWKIDPVRAESIVSMKIPAGVELGTHYHTGIVVAHTISGAWRYKESDWIARAGDTLYEVAGSSHTPESFEDTEVFFILVGELLFLDEDNRILWQENHKTSLQRYHTYCAENGIPARDLTSWGP
- a CDS encoding helix-turn-helix domain-containing protein; this translates as MPTVVPDPPAVSEQLISVEDSLRQVAQCIDMGDDPRGLELTPSTVVIARSGVQRGIPLNDLFRSVRLAHERAWQWTFKQIVTRAPTSEQAASLELVSTFFFAYADVILLEAEHHYEIEREAWLRGTAAARAAAVEDILAGTEVDAQRASKRMRYDINRHHLGVRAWLDSSSDDPGLQSTLTAALWQLTEALSAQSPMILPAGSMAITAWLSRPQAFTAAELASLGDDARSPDGVSVALGEPGWGIGGFRRTYLEASHAHRLASLLGERAAVVTRYRDVAVAALASTDDEHAVAFVKRVLGPLAVDDEATYRIAATLAVYLDENRSPGKAAQRLSVHPNTVSYRVHQAEQLLGRQIDNNTLELSVALALLPAVRGLTEHGGFVPATQMRW